Within the Flexivirga oryzae genome, the region CTCGTTCGTCGCCGAGGTGGAGGCGCGCACCGCCCCGACGTACGCCCTGATCGAGCCGGGCAGGTAGTCAGTCAGCGTGCCGTTGATCGCAACGCGCACCCCGATGTCCAGCCGGTCGGCGTCGCCGGAGGTGAGCACCTCGCGGACGGTGTCGGTCACCGCCCGGGCCAGCACCACCCCGATCGTCGGCAGGTCACCGGCGCTGCTGTTGATCTCCAGGATCAGCGACTGGTTCTTGCGCAGCAATGCCTCCACCGAGTCGCCGGACGGGTCGGTGACCGCCTGGCTGACCGCATCGAACCGCGCCTGCGCCTGCACCCGCAGGCGCCCCGACGAACCCTCCGGGTCGAACAGGCGTGACAGCAATCCCACGGCTACTGGTTACCGCCCGGCAGCTGCTGAGCCGGACCGCTCGGCGGCTGGATCGCGGAGGCCCCGGCCACGTCCATGCCCTGCTGCCGCATCGACCGCTCCAGGTAGGGCTTGGCGCGCTGCACCTGGCCCTCCAGGGCGCCGATCGTCTGCGCCATCGACTGCGTCGCCTGCGACCGGAACTGGTCGATCGCGTCCATGGTGGCGAAGACGTTGTCGAACGCGGCCTGCAGCTTGTCGATCTCGATCGTGCTGGACGCCGCCTGCTGGTTGATCTCCGCACCCTGGGTGCGCAGCTGCTGCGAGGTCTGCTCGATCATCGTCGAGGTGGTGCTGTTCAGCGCGGTGATCTGGTCGAGCACGACCTTCTGCTGCGCCAGCGCCTGGCTGACGATGACGGCGGTGCGCAGGGCCGCGACCGTGGTGGTCTGGGCGCGGTCGACACCGCGGATCAGCTCCTGGTTGTTCTTGCGGACCAGGTCGAGGGCCAGGTAGCCCTGCACCGACACCGCCATCTGGGTCATGATGTCCTGCCGCCGCTGGCGGACCGCGAAGAGCACATCCGACTTCATGATGTCGGCGTCCTCGGTGCGGCCGGAGTTCTGCAGCTCGGAGATCTTGCCCTCCACCGCGGCGTCGAGCGCCGTGGCCAGCTGGTTGTACTCGCCCAGCTTCTGCATGGCCTGCCACATGTTGTTGCGCTCGACCTCGATCGAGGCGTTGTCCTTGCGCAGCTCGTCCTGGCCCGCGGACAGCGAGCGGATGATCGCGTCCAGGTGGCTCTGCGCCGACTGGTACTTCATGAAGTAGTTCTCGATCTTGTTGCCGCCCGGCAGGAACTTCAGCAGCTTCTTGGGACCCTTGAGGTCCGCCCGGTTGGGGTCGAGATCCGTGATGGTGCGGCGCAGGTCGATCAGCGTGCCGCCGACCTTGGACTGTGCGGAGTCCTTGCCCGCCTGCGCGGCCGGGCGCTGCAGCATCCGGTTGGACACGTCCGAGGACTTGCGGATCTCGGTGTCGCCCATGTTGACGATCGAGTTGACCTTCTCGGTGAAGGCGGGCGCCTTCATGTCCATGGCGGTCAGCTCGGTGACGAACGCCTGGGCCTTCTTCTGCAGCTCGGTCTGCGCCTCGGGCGCGACCGGCACCGCCTGGACCGCCTGCTGGTCCTGGATCACCGGGACGGCCGCCGGGGCCTCGAGCACCAGCGCACCGGCCGAGGGTGCCGCGACAGGCGGCATCGCCGGCGCGGGTGCCGGTGCGGTCTGCGTGGGCGGGGCGGCTGCCGGCTGCTGGGGCGCGACCGGTTGCTGCTGCGGAGCCGGCGACGGCTGCTGCTGCCCCGCACCGGCGTTCTGCTGCTGGAACTGGTCACCGAGCCCACCGCTCAGATCGAGGTTGGACATGTTGCAAGCCTCCTAGCTGCCGCGGCATCTCCGCGGATCCCCGAGTGATCCTCTTACCTTATGTACTCACGCGCCGGCCTCGCAGCCCGCACGTCATACGACGCACGCGAGCCGGTTGCGTTCCACTCCCCTCCCGTCCAACGCGCGAGCGCCGCGCTGAGTTCGGGGGCGCTAGGGTCGCAGCGGTGAGTTCCCTGCGCATCGCGTTCATCATCGGCAGCACCCGCCCGGACCGGGTGGGACCCACGATCGCCGAATGGGCGTTCGACCACGCGACGGGCCGCGGCGACGCGGCATACGACCTGATCGATCTGGCCCACGTCGGCCTGCCGCTGCTGGACGAGCCGGAGCCGGCGGCCGCGCACCACTACCGGCACGAGCACACGAAGCGCTGGTCCCGCCTGATCGACTCGTATGACGGCTTCGTCTTCGTCGCTCCCGAGTACAACCGCGGCGTCTCGGCGGCGCTGAAGAACTCCATCGACTACCTCTACGCGGAGTGGAACGACAAGGCGGCCGGGCTGATCTGTTACGGGTCCAGCGGCGGGTTGCGGGCCGGGGAGCAGCTGAAGTCGACGCTCGGCGAGGTGCAGATCGCGACCGTCCGCGCGCAGGTGTCGCTGTCGATCTACGACGACATGGTCGACTTCGTGCAGCTCGCGCCGCGCGACTACCAGGTCGGCAACCTGGATGCCATGCTCGACTCGTTGCTGCGCTGGGCGGCCGCGCTGCGGGCGCTGCGGGCCGGGCTGGTCAGTCCCTGAGGACGTCGTTCGGGAAGCCGGGGCTGCGGTGCCCGTCACGGCCGATCATCGTGTCGGCCGCGACCAGGGCGTTGATCACGGCCTCCTCCGTCGCCTGCACGACGGCGTCATACAGCGGGTTCATCCGCGGCCACGGGACGAGATCGAGACGCTGCAGGGTGTCCGGTCGAGTGGCGACCCCGCTGTCGAGTGCGCCCGGGTTGGCGGTGGAGAAGGCCAGGAAGACGTCACCGGAGAAGTGGCTGCCGGTGGTGCCGGTGCGCGCCAGTCCGAGCGTCACTCGTCGGGCGAGCGCCTTGCACTGCAGCGGCAGCAGCGGCGCGTTCGTCGCCACCACGGTGATGCACGACCCGGCGCCGGGCGGTGGCGCCGAACGATGCTCCTCCATCGGGTTGTCGTCGGCCAGTTGTATGCCGAGGCGGCGGCCGCGGACGGTCAACTCGCGGCGGGAGCCGAAGTTGGCCTGGGTGAGGACGCCCACGGCATACGACTCCCCGACGACGTCCACCTGACGTGACGCGGTGCCGGTGCCGCCCTTGAAGGCGTAGCAGTTCATCCCGGTGCCGCCGCCGACGCTGCCCTCGGCGAGCGGGCCGGTGGTTGCCGCGTCGAGCGCCGCGACCGCGGTCTCCTCGCGTACGTGACGGCCGTTGATGTCGTTGAGGTAACCGTCGAACGTCTCGCCCACGACCGGGAGGTACCACCCGGGCTCCAGTGCCGGGTTGCGCGCGAGCGACCACTCGAGCACCCCGCGGTGGACCGGGCCGACCGCGTGCGTGTTGGTGATCGCCACCGGGAGGGCGAGCGAGCCGCTCTCCTCGACCCAGTGGCTGCCGGTCAGCTCGCCGTTGCCGTTGAAGGAGAACATTCCGGCCGCCACGGCGGTGCCGACGCGCTCGCGGCCCAGCGGCAGGATCGCGGTCACACCGGTGCGGACCGGACCCTCGCCGGGGACGAGCGGTCCCTCACCCTCGATCAGCGTCGCGTAGCCCACCTCGACGCCCGGCACGTCCGTGATGGCGTTCCACGGGCCGGGGGTGCCATCGAAGTCGACGTAGTCGCGGGCGCGGGCCATGTTTCCTCCAGGGTCGAACGATGTCCGGAGTCCACTCAACCAGCCCGGCGCCCCCGCGCGAGCAGCAGTGCGACGACAGCGGTGGCGACACCGGCGAGCACGGCGCTGATCAGCAGCACCACGTGGATGCCGTATGCCGTGCTGTCGACCGCGGCGTGGGTCAGCTGGGCCCGGAACTGCTGCGGTGCGTGCCCCACGACGAGCCGGCCGGCACCGGAGGCGATGGCGTCCTGGAGTTGCTGCAGTTGGGCTCCCGGCAGGTGCGCCGGCGCGACGTCGGAGGCCATCCGGGATCCGGTGCGACCCGCGAAAACCGCTCCCAGTGCTGCGACTCCGGCCGCAGTGCCGACCTGTCGCAGCGTGTTGACGACGCCGGTCGCCATACCGGCACGGTCCGGCTCGACGCTGGCGAGCGCCGCACCGGACAGGACCGCGCTGGAGGCGCCGAGGCCGATCCCGGCGAGCACGAACCCGGGTGCGAGCGCGGTCCAGTCCGACGACGCGTCGACACGGGACGCCCACACCAGACCGACCGTGACGATCAGCAGGCTGCCGGCGATCGTCACCACGTTGGGGATGCGGTGACTCAGCTGCGCGAAGACCGGCGCGGCGACGAACGACGTGACGGTGAGCGGCAGGAAGCGCAGACCGGCCTCGAACGGTGTGTAGCCGAGCGTGTTGACGAAGTAGAGCCCGACGTAATTCGTTGCAGCGACGAGGGTTCCGGCGATGACGAAGCCGGTGAGGCCGATGCCCACGTAGGCCGGCCGCCGGAACAACTCGAGGTCGACCATCGGCTCGGCGGCGCGCGCGGAGCGCACCAGGAACGCCGCCAGTGCCGCGGCCGCGACCACGAACGAGGTGACGATGACGGCAGAACCCCAGCCCTGCGACTGGCCGCGGATGAGCCCGAACACCAACGCTGCCAACGAGACCGTGAGCAGGATGGTGCCGCCGAGGTCGACCCGGCGCGGCTTCTCCGCCTTCGACTCGGGCAGCCCGAGCCGGGCGCCGACGAACGCGAGCGCGCCGATCGGCACGTTGATCGCGAAGATCCACTGCCAGCCGGCGTTGTCGACGATGAGGCCGCCGAGCAGCGGGCCGACCGCGGTCGCGCCCGCCAGCGTGGCACCGAAGGCACCGATCGCCTTGGCGCGTGCCTTCAGGTCCGGGTAGGCGTGTCCCAGGATCGGCATCGCCGTGCCGAACAGCATGGCCGCACCGATGCCCTGCAGGGCGCGCATCGTGTTGAGCATCAACGGGTTCACCGCGAGCGCGCACGCCAGGGAGCCGAGCGTGAAGACCGCCATACCCGTGGAGAAGAGGCGACGCCGCCCGAAGCGGTCACCAAGGGTCGCGGCCGTGAGCAGCAGCGCCGCGAGCGGCAGCGTGTAGGCGTCGACCACCCACTGCAGGTCGCCCAGGTCGGCGTGCAGATCGGCCTGGATGTCGGGCAGCGCGACCGCGACGATCGTCATGTCGAGCATGAGCATGAACATCGCGACGCAGATCAGCGCGAGGGCGACCCCGGGTCGCCGAGGCGCGGGTGGCGCGCCGCTGTCGGCGTGCTGGAGAGTGCTGGCGGTCATCGGGGTGCCTCGTTCCGCTGGGATCAATTAGGGCTACGGGTGTTAACCAACGAATTTAGTGAACACCCGTAGCCCTACATGCGTCAAGTGACTTGATCTGAGAGGATCGGCGGTATGACGGCACAGCGGACCAGCAGGCGTCGCACGGTCGCGGCACGCGGCGAGGGCGCCCGCCTGCGCGAGGAGATCCTCGACGCTGCGATCGCGCTCTGCGAGGAGCTGGACGATCCGTGGAAGCTGTCGCTGCGTGCCGTCGCCCGGAAGGTGGGCATCACGCCGACCTCGATCTATCTGCACTTCGACTCGATCGACGCGCTGCTGATGGCGGTCAAGCAGAAGCTCTGGCGGGAGTTCGGCGCGTCGATGATCGCCTCGGCCGAGGAGAGCGGGCCGACGCCATACGAGCAGGTCATCGGCTTCGGCCGGGCCTACGTCTCCTTCGCCCAGCAGCACCCCGGCGCGTTCCGGCAACTGTTCACCAAGACCTGGAACCTCCCGCTGATCGACGGGCACAGCTTCGTCGGCGAGGCACAGTTCGACCTGCTCGTGGACGCGCTGGCCGACGTCAGCTCGAGCAAGGAGGACGCGCGACTGCGCGCCACCCAGTTGTGGTGCGGCATCCACGGGCTCGTCGTGCTGCGCACTCCGATGAGCCATTTCGCGTGGCCCGACATCGACGAGCAGCTGAGGTCCATGGCACGTGCGTGGACGACCCCGGCCGCCGGTTGACGCGCCGCACCGACCCATTCATTGAGCGGCATACCTCTGCATCGACCGGCATACCGATTCCGCGGAAATCGCCATGCCGCTCGTTGCAGGGGTATGCCGGTCAATCGTGCAGGGTCACCGTCACCGGTAGCCCGCGGCCTGCAGACCGTACAGCTGGGCGTAGTGCCCGCCCGCCGCCATCAGCTCCGCGTGCGTCCCCTGCTCGGCGACCGTGCCGTCGGCGAGGACGACGACCCGGTCCGCCGAGGCGACGGTGGAGAAGCGGTGCGTCACGATCAGGGTCACCCCTCCGGCTCGCGAGGTCTCCCGGGCCGCGGCGGCATACCGGTCGAAGAGCGCGTGCTCGGTCGCTGGGTCGAGTGCCGACGTCGGCTCGTCCAGCACGAGCAGCAACGGCGCCTGCCGCACCATCGCCCGGCCGATCGCCAGCCGCTGCCACTGCCCGCCGGACAGATCCACACCGCCGGGCCACGACGGTCCGAGGTGGGTGTCCAGGCCGTCCGGCAGCGCGGCGAGCACGTCCGAGGCGGCCGCGTCGTCGAGCGCCCGGAGGATGCGATCGTCGGGCGGTATGGCGAGGGGCTCGGTCTCGATACGCTCGTTCCTCGCTACTCGACCAGCGGTGTCCTCCAGGCCACCGACGCCGATGGCCTCGCGGGCGGTGAGTTCCAGCTTGAGGTGGTCCTGGAAGGCACCGGCGCAGTGCCGGCGCCAGTCGTCCAGCGAAAGCTCCTGCAAATCCGTCGAATCCACCAGGACCCGGCCGCCGCTGACGTCATACATTCCGGTGAGCAGGCCGATCAGGGTCGACTTCCCGGCACCGTTCTCGCCCACGACGGCGACCACTTCACCGGCCGGTAGGTGCAGGTCGACGTCGTGCAGCGCCTCGCGATCGGCGCCCGGGTAGCGGAAGCTCACGCCTTCGAGCGTCAGCCCGTCGCGGAGTGCGGCCGGTGCTTCGGCGACGCCCGGGTGGTCCGCCGCCGCGTGCTCGCCATACTCCTCCAGCCAGCGGTAGCGCTTGACCGTGCGCAGCGTCTGGCCGAGGAAATGCACTGTGGACTGCAGACTTCCGACGACATCGCGCAGCTGCCCGACCACCAGGACCCCTGTCGCGAACCGTGCGGGTGACACCCGGCCGTGCAGGGCGTCGTGCGCCATCCAGACCAGGATCGCCATCGCGGCGACGACATACAGCAGCGTGATGACGCTGGAGAAGGCGGCACCGCGGGCTTCCGCACGGACGAACGGTTTCCGCCATTCATCCGCCTCCTGGCCGAGCAGCCGCAGCAGCCGTCCACGGGCGCCGAAAATGCGCAGCTCGGAGGCGGCGACCGGGTCGACGCTCAGGTTGGCGAAGTGCTTGCTGCGGCGACCGGCGGCCGCCGAGCTGTCCTCGGCCTGCTGCTCCCAGCGCATGGTGCAACTCGCCCACCAGCTCGCGGGTGCGCCGATCAGCAACAGCAGCAGCAGCCGAAGGTCG harbors:
- a CDS encoding P1 family peptidase, which produces MARARDYVDFDGTPGPWNAITDVPGVEVGYATLIEGEGPLVPGEGPVRTGVTAILPLGRERVGTAVAAGMFSFNGNGELTGSHWVEESGSLALPVAITNTHAVGPVHRGVLEWSLARNPALEPGWYLPVVGETFDGYLNDINGRHVREETAVAALDAATTGPLAEGSVGGGTGMNCYAFKGGTGTASRQVDVVGESYAVGVLTQANFGSRRELTVRGRRLGIQLADDNPMEEHRSAPPPGAGSCITVVATNAPLLPLQCKALARRVTLGLARTGTTGSHFSGDVFLAFSTANPGALDSGVATRPDTLQRLDLVPWPRMNPLYDAVVQATEEAVINALVAADTMIGRDGHRSPGFPNDVLRD
- a CDS encoding ABC transporter ATP-binding protein, translating into MIRYHLQSIALVLRTSWGISRSATVVAFLEALGRVLQYLRPLFFGLIVAGLTTHELHLLVAGLTGFAFTESFGFVLGVCGVQARVGLNERIGHHFDSEVARISGTAPTLDHLQDPRYRDQMHALRERMGALGMAYNSLINAVNNLVAPVTTIIVAAGADLRLLLLLLIGAPASWWASCTMRWEQQAEDSSAAAGRRSKHFANLSVDPVAASELRIFGARGRLLRLLGQEADEWRKPFVRAEARGAAFSSVITLLYVVAAMAILVWMAHDALHGRVSPARFATGVLVVGQLRDVVGSLQSTVHFLGQTLRTVKRYRWLEEYGEHAAADHPGVAEAPAALRDGLTLEGVSFRYPGADREALHDVDLHLPAGEVVAVVGENGAGKSTLIGLLTGMYDVSGGRVLVDSTDLQELSLDDWRRHCAGAFQDHLKLELTAREAIGVGGLEDTAGRVARNERIETEPLAIPPDDRILRALDDAAASDVLAALPDGLDTHLGPSWPGGVDLSGGQWQRLAIGRAMVRQAPLLLVLDEPTSALDPATEHALFDRYAAAARETSRAGGVTLIVTHRFSTVASADRVVVLADGTVAEQGTHAELMAAGGHYAQLYGLQAAGYR
- a CDS encoding MFS transporter; this translates as MTASTLQHADSGAPPAPRRPGVALALICVAMFMLMLDMTIVAVALPDIQADLHADLGDLQWVVDAYTLPLAALLLTAATLGDRFGRRRLFSTGMAVFTLGSLACALAVNPLMLNTMRALQGIGAAMLFGTAMPILGHAYPDLKARAKAIGAFGATLAGATAVGPLLGGLIVDNAGWQWIFAINVPIGALAFVGARLGLPESKAEKPRRVDLGGTILLTVSLAALVFGLIRGQSQGWGSAVIVTSFVVAAAALAAFLVRSARAAEPMVDLELFRRPAYVGIGLTGFVIAGTLVAATNYVGLYFVNTLGYTPFEAGLRFLPLTVTSFVAAPVFAQLSHRIPNVVTIAGSLLIVTVGLVWASRVDASSDWTALAPGFVLAGIGLGASSAVLSGAALASVEPDRAGMATGVVNTLRQVGTAAGVAALGAVFAGRTGSRMASDVAPAHLPGAQLQQLQDAIASGAGRLVVGHAPQQFRAQLTHAAVDSTAYGIHVVLLISAVLAGVATAVVALLLARGRRAG
- a CDS encoding TetR/AcrR family transcriptional regulator, translated to MTAQRTSRRRTVAARGEGARLREEILDAAIALCEELDDPWKLSLRAVARKVGITPTSIYLHFDSIDALLMAVKQKLWREFGASMIASAEESGPTPYEQVIGFGRAYVSFAQQHPGAFRQLFTKTWNLPLIDGHSFVGEAQFDLLVDALADVSSSKEDARLRATQLWCGIHGLVVLRTPMSHFAWPDIDEQLRSMARAWTTPAAG
- a CDS encoding toxic anion resistance protein — its product is MSNLDLSGGLGDQFQQQNAGAGQQQPSPAPQQQPVAPQQPAAAPPTQTAPAPAPAMPPVAAPSAGALVLEAPAAVPVIQDQQAVQAVPVAPEAQTELQKKAQAFVTELTAMDMKAPAFTEKVNSIVNMGDTEIRKSSDVSNRMLQRPAAQAGKDSAQSKVGGTLIDLRRTITDLDPNRADLKGPKKLLKFLPGGNKIENYFMKYQSAQSHLDAIIRSLSAGQDELRKDNASIEVERNNMWQAMQKLGEYNQLATALDAAVEGKISELQNSGRTEDADIMKSDVLFAVRQRRQDIMTQMAVSVQGYLALDLVRKNNQELIRGVDRAQTTTVAALRTAVIVSQALAQQKVVLDQITALNSTTSTMIEQTSQQLRTQGAEINQQAASSTIEIDKLQAAFDNVFATMDAIDQFRSQATQSMAQTIGALEGQVQRAKPYLERSMRQQGMDVAGASAIQPPSGPAQQLPGGNQ
- a CDS encoding NAD(P)H-dependent oxidoreductase, translating into MSSLRIAFIIGSTRPDRVGPTIAEWAFDHATGRGDAAYDLIDLAHVGLPLLDEPEPAAAHHYRHEHTKRWSRLIDSYDGFVFVAPEYNRGVSAALKNSIDYLYAEWNDKAAGLICYGSSGGLRAGEQLKSTLGEVQIATVRAQVSLSIYDDMVDFVQLAPRDYQVGNLDAMLDSLLRWAAALRALRAGLVSP